Proteins from a genomic interval of Salinivibrio kushneri:
- the rplV gene encoding 50S ribosomal protein L22 encodes MEAIAKHRFARISPQKARLVADQVRGKDVAQALELLTFSNKKAADLVKKVLESAIANAEHNEGADIDDLSVAKVFVDEGPIMKRIMPRAKGRADRILKRSSHITVVVADR; translated from the coding sequence ATGGAAGCTATTGCTAAACATCGCTTTGCTCGTATCTCGCCTCAAAAAGCACGTTTGGTTGCGGATCAAGTGCGCGGTAAAGACGTAGCACAAGCACTGGAACTACTGACCTTCAGCAACAAAAAAGCGGCTGACCTGGTTAAGAAAGTGTTGGAATCTGCTATTGCAAACGCCGAGCATAACGAAGGTGCGGATATCGACGATCTAAGCGTCGCCAAAGTCTTCGTTGATGAAGGCCCAATCATGAAGCGTATTATGCCTCGTGCAAAAGGCCGTGCCGATCGCATCTTGAAGCGTTCTAGCCACATCACTGTTGTTGTAGCAGACCGCTAA
- the rpsQ gene encoding 30S ribosomal protein S17: MSENIRTQQGRVISDKGDKTIVVAIERFVKHPIYGKYIKRTSKLHVHDESNQCNQGDTVEVRECRPISKQKSWTLVRVVEKSRI, from the coding sequence ATGAGCGAGAACATCCGCACTCAGCAAGGTCGCGTTATCAGCGACAAAGGCGATAAAACTATCGTCGTTGCTATCGAGCGTTTTGTGAAACACCCAATCTACGGTAAGTACATTAAGCGCACGAGTAAGCTACATGTACACGATGAATCAAACCAGTGTAACCAAGGTGACACTGTCGAGGTTCGTGAGTGTCGTCCAATCTCTAAGCAAAAGTCTTGGACATTGGTTCGCGTTGTTGAAAAAT
- the rpsS gene encoding 30S ribosomal protein S19 has protein sequence MPRSLKKGPFIDLHLLKKVEKAVESGDKKPLKTWSRRSMIIPQMIGLTIAVHNGRQHVPVFVSEEMIGHKLGEFAPTRTYRGHAADKKAKKR, from the coding sequence ATGCCACGTTCTCTCAAGAAAGGTCCTTTTATTGACCTGCACTTGCTGAAGAAGGTAGAGAAAGCGGTGGAAAGCGGTGACAAGAAGCCTTTAAAGACTTGGTCCCGTCGTTCAATGATCATCCCACAGATGATCGGATTGACCATCGCTGTCCATAATGGTCGTCAGCACGTACCCGTTTTCGTTTCTGAAGAAATGATCGGTCACAAGCTGGGCGAGTTTGCACCAACACGTACTTATCGCGGCCACGCTGCTGATAAGAAAGCTAAGAAGCGTTAA
- the rpsC gene encoding 30S ribosomal protein S3, with protein MGQKVHPNGIRLGIVKPWNSTWFANNQDFADNLDGDFKVRQFLNNELKKASVSRIVIERPAKSVRVTIHTARPGVVIGKKGEDVEKLRAHVAKLAGVPAQINIAEVRKPELDAQLVGDSIASQLERRVMFRRAMKRAVQNAMRLGAKGIKVEVSGRLGGAEIARTEWYREGRVPLHTLRADIDYATSSAHTQYGVIGIKTWIFKGEILGGMAEVEQKADKPKKQRKGRK; from the coding sequence ATGGGTCAAAAAGTACATCCTAATGGTATTCGTCTTGGCATTGTTAAGCCTTGGAATTCCACTTGGTTTGCTAATAACCAAGATTTCGCTGACAACCTAGACGGCGACTTTAAGGTACGTCAGTTCTTGAACAATGAACTGAAAAAAGCGTCAGTCTCTCGCATCGTTATCGAGCGTCCTGCTAAGAGTGTTCGTGTGACCATTCACACTGCACGTCCTGGTGTGGTTATCGGTAAGAAAGGTGAAGATGTCGAGAAGCTGCGCGCTCATGTTGCAAAACTAGCCGGTGTACCAGCGCAAATCAACATCGCTGAAGTACGTAAGCCTGAGCTAGATGCGCAACTTGTTGGCGACAGCATCGCATCACAGCTAGAGCGCCGTGTTATGTTCCGTCGTGCGATGAAGCGCGCGGTACAAAACGCGATGCGCCTAGGTGCCAAAGGTATCAAAGTAGAAGTAAGCGGCCGTCTTGGCGGCGCTGAAATCGCTCGTACCGAGTGGTACCGTGAAGGCCGTGTGCCATTGCACACCCTTCGTGCTGACATTGATTACGCAACTTCTTCTGCTCACACCCAGTACGGTGTAATCGGCATTAAAACCTGGATCTTCAAAGGTGAGATCCTAGGTGGAATGGCTGAAGTTGAGCAAAAGGCTGACAAGCCGAAGAAGCAGCGTAAAGGCCGTAAGTAA
- the rplP gene encoding 50S ribosomal protein L16 — protein sequence MLQPKRTKFRKTFKGRNRGLAHGTDVSFGTYGLKAVGRGRITARQIEAARRAMTRHIKRQGQIWIRVFPDKPITGKPLEVRMGKGKGSVDYWVAQIQPGKVLYEMDGVPESLAREAFELASRKLPIKTTFVTKAVM from the coding sequence ATGCTTCAACCAAAACGTACTAAGTTCCGCAAGACTTTTAAAGGTCGTAACCGCGGTCTGGCGCACGGTACTGACGTAAGCTTCGGTACCTATGGCCTGAAAGCTGTTGGTCGCGGTCGTATCACTGCGCGTCAAATTGAGGCGGCTCGTCGTGCGATGACTCGTCACATTAAACGTCAAGGCCAAATCTGGATTCGTGTCTTCCCTGACAAACCAATTACTGGTAAGCCGTTGGAAGTTCGTATGGGTAAGGGTAAAGGTTCAGTTGATTACTGGGTTGCCCAAATCCAACCAGGCAAGGTCCTGTACGAAATGGATGGTGTTCCTGAATCACTGGCTCGCGAAGCGTTTGAATTAGCTTCACGTAAGCTACCGATCAAAACCACTTTCGTAACTAAGGCGGTGATGTGA
- the rpmC gene encoding 50S ribosomal protein L29 gives MKAQELREKTAEQLNEELMGLLREQFNLRMQAATGQLQQTHTLKAVRRDIARVKTVLTEKANA, from the coding sequence ATGAAAGCACAAGAACTACGTGAAAAGACTGCTGAGCAGCTGAACGAAGAGCTAATGGGTCTGCTACGTGAGCAGTTTAATCTGCGCATGCAAGCGGCTACTGGCCAACTTCAGCAAACTCACACTCTTAAAGCTGTTCGTCGCGATATCGCACGTGTAAAAACCGTACTGACTGAGAAGGCTAACGCATAA